In Deltaproteobacteria bacterium, the DNA window CCTGGACCTCTACTGGGCCAACTCCTCCAGGGAATTCCTGGAGCTCTGGGGCTCGAGGGTCATGCGGGGATCCAGATCCATAGCAAGAAAAGCGGCGCGTTTCATGAAGGACTTTCTGCCCCGGCTCAGGCCCAAGCTCGGCTTTGACTCGGATGGGGACCCGGAGATATCCGTGGATATCTCCGAACACCTTCTCGAGCAGGCAGTGGAAGAGCTTTTCGATCTCCCCGAAAAAATCGCCCGAGCGGAGAAAAGGCACTTCGTGGTAGTCCTCGACGAATTCCAGGAGATCCTCAGGCTGGACGGCGAAGCCTTGGAAAGGCAGATGAGAGCTGCGATCCAGAACCACACAAAGGTGAGCTACCTCTTTGCGGGAAGCAAGACCCACATGCTCGGCGACATGGTCTCGGACCAGAGGCGGCCCTTCTACCAGATCGGGACGGTGATGACCATAGACAAGATCCCGGAAGAGGAATTCCGGGCGTTCGTCCGGGCAAAATTCTCAAAGAGCGGCAAAGAAATTTCATCCGAGGCGCTGGTCTACATGTTTGAAGTCGCCCAGAACGTTCCCCACTACGTTCAGCTTCTCTCCTTCAACCTCTGGGACCATTATCAGAACACCTCCCGCCTGGAAAAGAAGCATGTAGAGGAAGCACTGACCATCACGCTCCGGAGCCAGGAGCCCGCCTTTCTCGCCCTTTGGGAAGGTCTTACTTCGCATCAGCGAAAGACTCTCCAGGCCGTCTCCGCTCTCAAGGGTCGCCTCGTTACTGCCAAAGAGACGATACTTCGTTTCGGCCTCGAGTCCGCCTCCAACGTGGCAAGAAGCCTCAAGGGGCTTTGCTCAAAAGGTATCTTGAGAAAAGAACCGGAAGGCTATGTTTTCGATGATGTCCTTTTCGGCCGGTGGGTGGAGAGATGCGCCGGTCTCTCCTGACCGTGTCTGTGAGAGCACTGCGTGGCCTCGGAGAAAGCAAGAAGGTATCTTAAAGCCATTCTCATGTAGAATGACCGAGGCGAGTCCGGCCCTGTAAGAATCAAGGCCGATTTGGGTATGAGCCTTGAGGGCCGGGGTGCTCTCAGGCTGACATCCCTTGACAAACCCGCGGGCTTTTCGTTTATTTGACGGGTCAAAGGGAGGGCGCGGTTTCGAGTGTCGGCCGCATATCCCATGGGAGAAAGTGCAGCGGGGAGAGGGGAATGAGCGACTACGAACTCGATGGTTCAGAAAGCGTTCTGGTGATCAGTCCTCATCCCGACGACGTGGACTTCGGATGCAGCGGGACCATTGCCAGATGGAGCCGGATGGGGATGGAGGTCGGCTACGTTATCTGTACGAGCGGCGAGAGGGGCACGGATGACTCTCAAATGGACCCCGAGAGGCTCGCCGCTGTGAGGGAGGAGGAGCAGCTCAGGGCGGCCGAGGTGGTGGGTGTCAGGCGGGTTTCGTTCCTCCGTCTCGAGGACGGCGGGCTCGAGAACAACCAGGCCTTCAGGGAGATCCTGGTGAGGGTGATCCGGACGTACCGGCCGGACATACTGCTGACCATGGACCCTGCAAACACGAGTTTTGATAATCCTTACGTGAGCCATTCAGACCACAGGGCAACTGCGCTTGCCGTATTCGACGCGGTCTACCCTGCTGCGAGGAACCGGAATTTCTTCCCAGAGCAGCTCGAGCAGGGGCTCGCTCCCCATCCGGTTGACAGGATCTATTTTTTCGGGACCGACCGGCCCAACACCTGGATAGACATCACCGACACCATGGAGGCCAAGCTCGAGGCCCTTCGATGCCACAAGAGCCAGATGGGAGACTTTGAGAATCTCGAGGCGCGGATCAGGGAACGGCACAGCCGGCTGGGGGCTGAAAAGGGAATGGCCTATGCAGAGGTGTTCCGCTACCTGAAGATTTCCCGCTAGCCGAGGCGCAGGTCTAGGCTGATCAGAAGCGCCGAAGGCGGCCCGATCCCACAAAGGGGCTCTCGTGGATATGGAACGGTGAGGCGAAGATGCCGGAGCAACTCGGCCTGTTTACCGAAGAAAATACGCTTTTCAATACTGCCACACAGCAGATCCTGGATATGGATTTTTCCGGGTGCCTGGAGAGCCTTGTCCTGTACCAGAAGCGCTTTCCGTGGGGGCGTGATGTCGGCCCCATAATCGAGATAGCCTCCTTCTTGAGTGTGAGATTGGCAAAGGAGAGCCGGGGAGCCATGGGCCCAGAGGAGGTGGAGGGACGCTACCAGGTGTGGCAGGAGTTTGAGACGGCGTTCGGCTATCCATGGCAGGCTGGCTCCTTTCAGGAGAGGCTTCAGACCAATTACTTCTCCGTCCTTGTAAATGGTTTGGTATCCGGTGGTTGTGGAGGAGGAATTGAGCTGCCGGGGGGGACCCCGGTGGGGCTCATCTATCTGCTGGCCGGCCGTATCAGGGAAGCCGCGAAATCGCTTGAGGCGCTGATCCAGGAGAAGCACCGGAGTGCGGCTGCCTGTGGGTATCTCGGCGATGCATACCTCCTGCTCGGTGACGTGGATAGGGCTAGGCTCTGCTACCGGGAGGCCTTTACCATAGAGCCAGCTCAGGTTGATCTCAAGCGGCTCCAGGATGGAGAACTAAGACTGTTTCTGGAGACCATCTCGGAGGATGAAGCATTTGAGAGGGACCCCGTTGCATGGCTTCCGGTGGCGGGGCAGCTCGAGGGGTTTTTTGAACGCCGTGTCTTGAGAGATCAGGCAGACCTTGACCGCTGGCTTGCTCGCTACCTGGAGTTGCTTGAGAGCCAAACCCAGTCTGGGGACATGTCATTGATTCCCAGGCTCTTCTATCATGCCATGGTCTTGTCGGACAATGCCCACGTGATGAGACTTACCGGAAAAACCGATGTCCTTGAGATCAGACGCAACATGAAGAAATGGCAGCCGGTTGTGTTTGCTCGGCATATGGAGAAGCTGGATTCAAAAGAAAAGAGGCCCTAGCATGATCAAATCATGGGGAAATCATGGGGTCATGGGGAAATCATGGGGTCAGGTCTTGTATTATTACATGACATCGATGTGGCGTCATTACACTGCAGCCTTGATTATTCTGCTGATCGTTGCATAATGAAGGCCCAAGTGCCTGGCTATTTCTGTCAGAGTATAACCATAGTCGAGATAGGCTTTCTGAATGGCTTGGTTCCTCTTTTGCTTGTTTGCCTGTTTCCCCGGTGGCAAAAGTTCCTCCAATGAGGGCCTGAAAGCCAAGCGCTGCTCCTTGGTTATCTCGGTGACCTTTGACTTATCTTCTAACACAGGCTTTAATTTTTCAATGAACTCCTTGCTGCCAAGGATGGACTGGGCCTTCAATTCCTCCCATGGAGAAGACACCCTCAG includes these proteins:
- a CDS encoding ATP-binding protein, which produces MPNPFRFGKLTRRLKETVRIFLVAPRRYGKTSLIKKVLEDLRKEGMATAYLDLYWANSSREFLELWGSRVMRGSRSIARKAARFMKDFLPRLRPKLGFDSDGDPEISVDISEHLLEQAVEELFDLPEKIARAEKRHFVVVLDEFQEILRLDGEALERQMRAAIQNHTKVSYLFAGSKTHMLGDMVSDQRRPFYQIGTVMTIDKIPEEEFRAFVRAKFSKSGKEISSEALVYMFEVAQNVPHYVQLLSFNLWDHYQNTSRLEKKHVEEALTITLRSQEPAFLALWEGLTSHQRKTLQAVSALKGRLVTAKETILRFGLESASNVARSLKGLCSKGILRKEPEGYVFDDVLFGRWVERCAGLS
- a CDS encoding PIG-L family deacetylase; this translates as MSDYELDGSESVLVISPHPDDVDFGCSGTIARWSRMGMEVGYVICTSGERGTDDSQMDPERLAAVREEEQLRAAEVVGVRRVSFLRLEDGGLENNQAFREILVRVIRTYRPDILLTMDPANTSFDNPYVSHSDHRATALAVFDAVYPAARNRNFFPEQLEQGLAPHPVDRIYFFGTDRPNTWIDITDTMEAKLEALRCHKSQMGDFENLEARIRERHSRLGAEKGMAYAEVFRYLKISR
- a CDS encoding tetratricopeptide repeat protein, with the protein product MPEQLGLFTEENTLFNTATQQILDMDFSGCLESLVLYQKRFPWGRDVGPIIEIASFLSVRLAKESRGAMGPEEVEGRYQVWQEFETAFGYPWQAGSFQERLQTNYFSVLVNGLVSGGCGGGIELPGGTPVGLIYLLAGRIREAAKSLEALIQEKHRSAAACGYLGDAYLLLGDVDRARLCYREAFTIEPAQVDLKRLQDGELRLFLETISEDEAFERDPVAWLPVAGQLEGFFERRVLRDQADLDRWLARYLELLESQTQSGDMSLIPRLFYHAMVLSDNAHVMRLTGKTDVLEIRRNMKKWQPVVFARHMEKLDSKEKRP
- a CDS encoding helix-turn-helix domain-containing protein yields the protein LRVSSPWEELKAQSILGSKEFIEKLKPVLEDKSKVTEITKEQRLAFRPSLEELLPPGKQANKQKRNQAIQKAYLDYGYTLTEIARHLGLHYATISRIIKAAV